In the Oryza glaberrima chromosome 6, OglaRS2, whole genome shotgun sequence genome, one interval contains:
- the LOC127775406 gene encoding probable GDP-L-fucose synthase 1 gives MGTVTTADPHASFLADKGGKVFVAGHRGLVGSAILRHLVSLGFTNVVVRTHAELDLTRQSDVEAFFAAELPRYVVLAAAKVGGIHANSTFPADFIAANLQIQTNVVDAALKCGSVRKLLFLGSSCIYPKFAPQPIPENSLLSGPLEPTNEWYAVAKIAGIKMCQAYRIQHGFDAISAMPTNLYGPQDNFHPENSHVLPALIRRFHEAKASNAAEVVVWGTGSPLREFLHVDDLADAVIFLMDHYSGLEHVNVGSGSEVTIKELAELVKEVVGFQGKLVWDSSKPDGTPRKLMDSSKIQEMGWKPKVPLKEGLVETYKWYVENVISAKK, from the exons ATGGGCACCGTCACCACCGCCG ATCCGCACGCCTCCTTCCTCGCCGACAAGGGCGGCAAGGtgttcgtcgccggccaccgcggcctcgtcggctccgccatcctccgccacctcgtctCCCTCGGCTTCACCAACGTGGTCGTCCGCACCCACGCCGAGCTCGACCTCACCCGCCAGTCCGACGTCGAGGCCTTcttcgccgccgagctcccccgctacgtcgtcctcgccgccgccaaggtcGGCGGCATCCACGCCAACTCCACCTTCCCGGCCGACTTCATCGCCGCCAACCTCCAGATCCAGACCAacgtcgtcgacgccgcgctCAAATGCGGCTCcgtccgcaagctcctcttcctcgGCTCCTCCTGCATCTACCCCAAGTTCGCGCCGCAGCCGATCCCGGAGAactccctcctctccggccCCCTCGAGCCCACCAACGAGTGGTACGCCGTCGCCAAGATCGCCGGAATCAAGATGTGCCAGGCTTACCGCATCCAGCACGGCTTCGACGCCATCTCGGCCATGCCCACCAACCTCTACGGCCCGCAGGACAACTTCCACCCGGAGAATTCACACGTCCTGCCCGCACTGATCCGCCGGTTCCATGAGGCGAAGGCGTCCAATGCCGCGGAGGTTGTCGTCTGGGGCACTGGCTCGCCGCTGCGTGAATTCTTGCACGTCGATGACCTTGCAGATGCGGTGATCTTCTTGATGGATCACTACTCGGGGCTGGAGCATGTCAATGTAGGAAGCGGGAGCGAGGTGACGATCAAGGAGCTCGCGGAGCTGGTGAAGGAGGTGGTTGGGTTCCAGGGGAAGCTGGTATGGGACTCTAGCAAACCCGATGGCACACCGAGGAAGCTCATGGATAGTTCCAAGATACAGGAGATGGGGTGGAAGCCCAAGGTCCCCCTCAAGGAGGGGCTCGTCGAGACATACAAGTGGTATGTCGAGAATGTCATCTCTGCGAAGAAGTAG
- the LOC127777443 gene encoding E3 ubiquitin-protein ligase GW2-like: protein MGNVAIGVGRRRRRWPEVEERLTQPRRLLRQLSDVDSGRLRRLIRSGDLAPCFDAAEDDAGLNEDCPICFYFYPSLNRSKCCGKGICTECFLQLMPSKSSKVVHCPFCKTASYAVEYRGNRAKREKKLDQQKEQNTSESKKKIQSKSQIADELVQP, encoded by the exons atggGCAACGTCGCGATCGGCgtggggcggcggaggcggcgctggccggaggtggaggagcggcTCACGCAGCCGCGGAGGCTCCTCCGCCAGCTGTCCGACGTGGACTCCGGCCGGCTTCGGAGGCTCATCCGCTCCGGCGACCTCGCCCCGTGCTTTGATGCCGCCGAGGACGACGCTGGCCTCAACGAGGATTGCCCCATTTGCTTCTAC TTCTATCCGAGCCTGAATCGATCCAAGTGTTGCGGCAAGGGGATCTGCACAG AATGCTTCTTGCAACTGATGCCGTCCAAGTCTTCGAAAGTTGTCCA CTGTCCTTTCTGCAAAACCGCATCCTACGCAGTTGAGTATCGAGGCAATCGAGCCAAAAGGGAGAAGAAACTGGATCAACAA AAGGAACAGAACACCAGTGAGTCTAAGAAGAAAATACAGTCTAAGTCTCAGATTGCTGATGAACTTGTTCAACCTTAG
- the LOC127776070 gene encoding uncharacterized protein LOC127776070 has protein sequence MASHRAAVFAVLTLLLSVAAIAMARPIRRSDLGLGLGANGGLGVGLGLDIGLGGSGSASSSGQGSGYGAWSGPNGGSYTASGHGLGLGSGYGYGSGSAYGAGNGGSASGCGSGSTSCSGSGSGSVGLGTSINVGVGVGANGGSNGGSDCDTGSGSNYGSSTGSSSGYGSGGVSYRSRGHGGSSSIGSGSGVGLGATSGVGAGSNVGPSGGCSTCGSGSRSGSGAGGGSYSGSTSGSSSSSGSGSNSNSIGGSGSSSGAGSGSSASSGYGGSSSGSMSGSGSSSSSGSTGMSYGSSGAGSFSGSSSGSNSNAGSMSGANSGAGSSSSAYGASGSGSNSMSDSGSSSGSVSASGSGSSNSGAGSGSSSSSWSGSNSGSGTMSGIDAPSSTGTSSTAESNSGSATSVTGANSGSDSSAWSNSNSNSGSTMPSGIGVASNAGSSSGSWSNAGSNTGTLSGAGSSNWSSSTSGSTSSSGLGGGQGVGSRFGSGAQPTFGMGGGGGFGAGYGFGAGAGGWGKHH, from the exons ATGGCATCTCACAGAGCTGCTGTTTTTGCTGTTCTTACGCTGCTCCTTTCAGTAGCTGCAATTGCAATGGCTAGGCCAATCAGAAGAAGCGATTTGGGCTTGGGCCTTGGCGCCAATGGTGGGCTAGGTGTAGGACTAGGACTTGATATCGGACTAGGTGGTTCCGGCTCGGCATCTAGTTCAGGCCAGGGCTCGGGTTATGGGGCCTGGTCTGGGCCAAACGGTGGTTCTTACACTGCGTCAGGTCATGGGTTGGGCTTGGGCTCCGGATATGGGTATGGATCAGGATCCGCGTATGGAGCTGGTAATGGGGGCTCTGCTTCGGGTTGTGGCTCTGGTTCAACATCTTGCTCGGGCTCAGGATCAGGTTCCGTAGGACTAGGGACATCGATTAACGTTGGTGTGGGTGTAGGAGCCAATGGTGGCTCTAACGGCGGGTCAGATTGCGACACTGGCTCTGGGTCAAACTATGGCTCTAGCACAGGCTCAAGCTCTGGCTACGGGTCGGGTGGAGTTTCCTACCGCTCACGTGGTCATGGCGGGTCTTCTAGTATTGGGTCAGGTTCGGGGGTTGGTTTAGGAGCAACTTCTGGTGTTGGTGCCGGTTCTAATGTTGGGCCAAGTGGTGGTTGCTCGACTTGTGGTTCTGGTTCTAGGTCGGGATCAGGTGCGGGTGGGGGTTCATATTCTGGATCAACTAGCGGCTCGTCATCGAGTTCTGGCTCTGGTTCAAACTCAAATTCAATTGGAGGGTCAGGATCAAGTTCGGGTGCTGGCTCTGGCTCAAGTGCAAGCTCAGGTTATGGTGGCTCTAGTTCTGGTTCTATGTCAGGATCTGGTTCAAGTTCATCATCCGGTTCCACAGGGATGTCATATGGTTCATCAG GTGCTGGCTCATTCAGTGGATCAAGCAGCGGTTCAAACTCTAATGCCGGCTCCATGTCAGGTGCAAACTCAGGAGCCGGTTCAAGCTCTAGTGCATATGGTGCATCAGGCAGTGGATCAAACTCCATGTCGGATTCAGGGTCAAGCTCAG GATCGGTTAGTGCTTCCGGAAGTGGGTCGTCCAACTCTGGTGCAGGTTCAGGTTCCAGCTCTTCTTCATGGTCCGGTTCTAATTCTGGCTCTGGCACAATGTCGGGAATTGACGCTCCGTCAAGTACAGGAACATCGTCTACTGCTGAATCAAACTCTGGATCCGCCACCTCTGTCACCGGTGCAAACTCAGGCTCAGATTCAAGCGCATGGtccaactccaactccaactccGGCTCGACTATGCCATCTGGTATAGGGGTTGCTTCTAATGCTGGCTCTAGCTCAGGTTCTTGGTCTAATGCTGGCTCAAACACTGGCACACTCTCTGGGGCTGGATCCTCTAACTGGTCAAGCTCGACGTCCGGGTCTACCTCAAGCTCAGGTTTAGGTGGTGGGCAAGGGGTTGGAAGCAGATTCGGTTCCGGAGCCCAACCGACTTTTGGTatgggtggaggaggtgggttTGGAGCGGGTTACGGAtttggagccggagccggaggttGGGGTAAGCACCATTAA